From Aspergillus fumigatus Af293 chromosome 5, whole genome shotgun sequence, a single genomic window includes:
- a CDS encoding Auxin Efflux Carrier superfamily has product MREGPIVTPFLGALQACVSVLLTMSYGAMAERFRLVKESSISDMAGLGVKLFLPALIVVHLGEQLEADIVLNYVPVLIWAALYTSASIGLAHAVSRGLGLPVWVTPACAFNNTTSLPLLLLQSLESVGSLKLIIPEGDSMSGAITRAQSYFLLCAVVSKTIGYAVGPKMLQNGNNQDEGRDAQDTDAEAGQSNNGDYADNDEEASEETSLLPERVQKARRKVTGKFRRVGRWVSSFLPERVKQELMAPFESPFADVAILCTIIGAALGLVPQLHRAFFRPYEEGGIFNAWLTSSVKNIGKLFTTLQIFVVGGKLGASFQRMKASGNSGEIPKKAIVTIFLVRLVIWPAISISLIYMLAKRTGLVRYDPTLWFSLMMMPAGPPALVISGFAELAKISEAEKMAVAKTLTVMYMLSPIVSFTITGALMASQAALNGEN; this is encoded by the exons ATGCGGGAGGGCCCAATTGTCACACCGTTCCTCGGTGCGCTCCAAGCATGTGTCTCGGTCCTCCTTACAATGAGCTATGGAGCCATGGCTGAGCGGTTTCGACTGGTGAAGGAGAGCTCGATAAGTGATATGGCCGGTCTGGGCGTGAAGCTCTTTCTTCCAGCTTTGATTGTCGTTCATCTTGGCGAACAACTGGAAGCGGACATTGTCCTCAACTATGTTCCAGTCCTAA TTTGGGCGGCTCTGTACACCTCTGCCTCTATTGGACTCGCTCACGCAGTATCACGAGGCCTGGGGCTCCCAGTTTGGGTAACGCCCGCATGCGCATTCAACAACACAACCTCGCTGCcattgctcctcctgcaatCTCTAGAAAGCGTGGGGAGCTTGAAACTAATCATTCCGGAAGGTGACTCAATGTCAGGTGCAATTACTCGCGCTCAGAGCTATTTCCTCCTTTGTGCTGTTGTCAGCAAGACCATCGGCTACGCCGTTGGGCCCAAGATGCTCCAAAACGGCAACAACCAGGACGAAGGAAGAGATGCACAAGACACTGACGCCGAAGCAGGACAGAGTAATAACGGCGATTACGCAGACAACGACGAGGAAGCCAGCGAGGAGACCTCGCTTCTGCCAGAGCGCGTACAGAAGGCCCGGCGCAAGGTCACTGGCAAGTTCAGGCGTGTGGGCCGCTGGGTGTCGTCTTTCTTGCCCGAGCGCGTGAAGCAGGAACTGATGGCACCGTTTGAGTCACCATTTGCCGACGTTGCGATCTTATGCACTATCATCGGTGCCGCCCTTGGTCTCGTCCCTCAGCTGCACAGAGCATTCTTCAGACCCTACGAGGAAGGCGGCATCTTCAACGCCTGGCTTACGTCAAGCGTTAAGAATATCGGCAAGTTGTTCACCACCTTGCAGATCTTTGTTGTGGGAGGAAAACTGGGAGCTAGCTTCCAGAGAATGAAGGCCAGTGGGAATTCCGGGGAGATACCTAAAAAAGCAATCGTGACAATTTTCCTGGTTCGCCTTGTCATTTGGCCTGC GATCAGCATCTCCCTCATCTACATGCTGGCCAAACGAACAGGACTTGTCCGCTACGATCCAACCTTGTGGttcagcttgatgatgatgccagCCGGGCCTCCTGCATTGGTGATATCAGGCTTCGCAGAACTGGCAAAGATTTCAGAAGCAGAAAAGATGGCTGTCGCAAAGACTCTGACG GTTATGTATATGCTCTCGCCAATTGTAAGTTTTACGATTACAGGCGCTTTGATGGCATCACAAGCAGCCTTGAATGGCGAAAATTAG